The Zootoca vivipara chromosome 16, rZooViv1.1, whole genome shotgun sequence genome has a segment encoding these proteins:
- the USF3 gene encoding basic helix-loop-helix domain-containing protein USF3 isoform X1, with protein sequence MVPAVGPQPLSPPGAPSILISQTMPEMTEKAPLKKQHRKKNRETHNAVERHRKKKINAGINRIGELIPCSPALKQSKNMILDQAYQYITEMKRQNNELLLNGGNNEQAEEIKKLRKQLDELQKENGRYIALLKANDICLYDDPTVHWKRNLKHAKVSVVIPNDQAQKKKGNLKKAKVSVVIPSDQLQKNIIVYSNGSQLGGSNQGASVQGITFNISHNLQKQTANVVPVQRSCNLVTPVTISSIYSTEIKSGAQTSVSPLVSGPSNPAKKSIEHSTSENEQCLTTSSSADSSRNPLQLVRLQPEMQSSPQDEDDISKSKNKPETFKLIEKAGLPSNSLSFSASVDRSLAQLADMPPKEDSRNGSLESCVVSAANTTCTPSVMLSIDGKPSAGNILKSSSGPAASAVEIQKAVTEINTLPAASIDKWPFPSSSAVGTSNSKTMGSLTRMTSAGNTQTTWTTLQLAGNTVQPLNRTPSNINAALLNQPVNNASITASTPNRILATTPRLNNPLPAGEQTAEQIMVTLPSYPSLPMQPLVTKTQVLAQPSSSLLPLNPAVQLIQMPQPVGPPVTASPAKQNVVILQPSNASAGPPVLRTEVPNKTVSQQIVIIQTANPNPLSLFSAPPPPPIRMPINGAAPSTSASNPMQNASGPHMFGGKHLVHILPRPSSAPSSGPTQTFSVAMANQHLPQTISLNGQLFALKPVKSCSGGSDQTPMQVIQPTTSEDPNTNVALNTFGALASLNQTISEMAGQNCVQVSTSQPTNPSTISSQTTPSNPVLLSATVASSSAAENVMLTSVSCSVGASPPKTSFGLGSKWCNKSTKKCLVASSNLAGQVNSCKDLKKIDSGDVEATPEHPGSDILLENMPDNVVLQSLAISQANSRVAPSDVAQNDASDSHPKERLKAEQDMETTLASDLNAAIVPRSLPLESASSEQFEVVAPVSRECASLTPQTNSATNSKLSEPSKCIPTSPLTSSDSQVTASHISGTSVANSGASAEGVPRTEVSEICTMEQNCSIVMQASDLLEEQGLTKIFSDFSKVGEAVEKNFSAQVEHPDFHTQNTKSIIDSNDLAEKQEGLLLVNIEEENLAQSHSCTSEQETVTANRQADSPMSTSSGSSCGFSVASMLPDTCRENVPNNTSVNTCNSCTFSEQTDIVALAAKAIFDQEAHAKGIAAVSGVAVSVSKDDEVASLRRDQSFKSHTIKDADQIETAPRNFSTQNAVKINVDRSVEKQSCSVGVEVSSVTLQIPVSQSSSTSSLSVNNLIHQSCIIHPVVSCSGLPPTSGQSAVPVTMTPSMPTNPFMTQSPGHSPVLMTDYASEQLSAVRTSTMQASQMHEPHLKQQSQESRKDPVKRPVQDDHLLSTPKRQKHCQTAPMQLEGMALLNQTANDISDQSRILVNQIPSNSSNMAVSGSSQGHTDSLSRLFPTSNFVSPALRQAEIQCNSQPSVPDQTGQHLQPIQHAPTQGMTHLHTNPYIKQQQQQAGQLRERHQLYHLQHHISHAESPIHSQALSVHQQRVMHQEAQMQKKRTLIQAAQPTTLALQQKHHGNDQSRSKSSQPHPHHPQMQQMQQHYTSSQPEKTCENPTANRTHHSHPQSHLNQDILHQQAPDVGNRQTGSGVSSEHVPGHSQMQRLMTSRALEQQMVSQPSIVTRSSDMTCAPHRQERNRVSSYSAEALIGKTPSNSEQRLGISIQSLRASDNLEMRNYLDMSRNKGLVIHNMQGRMSVDHTVGSDVQRLSECQTFKANGTNQQFDVQSSRNSEIGTSMSSLRGMQTQAFRIAQNAGPPIDRQKRLPYQPVQGISAGNVIPPPRDNENTCHQSFMQSLLVPHLGDQVSGGQRPIPEHQRNPQCATSSIVEYNCPPARDSIHIRREGDGQNRESCDMSLGAINNRNNTLNIPFSSSSGDIQGRNTSPNISVQKSNPMRMTESHGTKGHMNAPGSSNVHGVARPPLTHPPVSRNAEQVPPSVRQPNSSVTQRSRHPLQDNSGSKIRQPERNRSGNQRHGNVFDPSLPHLPLAASGSMILGRQQPALEKRGSIVRFMPEGPQMTNDSAAPDQHSLSQNFGFPFIPEGGMNPPINANAPFIPPVTQSSTTRTPALIPVDPQNTLPSFYPPYSPAHPTLSNDISIPYFSNQMFPNPSTEKPSGGGLNNRFGSILSPPRPVGFAQPSFPLLTDMPPMHMANSSHLSNFNLTSLFPEIATALPPDGSAISPLLSIANTSASDSSKQSSNRPAHNISHILGHDCSSAV encoded by the exons AGCAAGAACATGATCCTTGACCAGGCATATCAATATATAACAGAAATGAAAAGGCAAAACAATGAGCTCCTGCTGAATGGAGGAAACAATGAGCAAG ctgaagaaataaaaaagctcCGGAAGCAGTTGGATGAACTTCAGAAAGAAAATGGGCGCTACATTGCATTATTGAAAGCCAATGACATTTGCCTTTATGATGATCCCACTGTCCACTGGAAACGGAACCTTAAGCATGCAAAAGTTTCTGTTGTTATCCCCAATGATCAGGcgcaaaagaagaaaggaaacctTAAAAAGGCAAAAGTGTCTGTTGTTATCCCCAGTGACCAGCTGCAAAAGAACATCATTGTATATTCCAATGGCAGTCAGCTTGGTGGAAGCAACCAGGGGGCATCAGTCCAAGGAATAACGTTTAATATCAGTCATAATTTACAGAAGCAGACTGCTAATGTTGTTCCTGTCCAGAGGTCTTGCAACCTAGTCACTCCTGTGACCATTTCTAGTATCTATTCCACAGAAATCAAATCAGGGGCTCAGACTTCGGTTTCTCCACTGGTATCAGGCCCATCAAATCCAGCCAAGAAAAGTATTGAGCACTCTACCTCTGAGAATGAGCAATGCCTAACTACTAGTTCTAGTGCTGACAGCTCACGGAATCCCTTGCAGCTAGTGAGGCTACAGCCTGAAATGCAGAGTTCTCCACAAGATGAAGATGACATCTCcaaatctaaaaataaaccaGAGACTTTCAAGTTAATTGAGAAAGCGGGTTTGCCTAGCAACAGCCTTTCTTTCAGTGCTAGTGTGGACAGATCTCTGGCTCAGCTGGCAGACATGCCCCCTAAAGAGGATTCAAGAAATGGATCCCTAGAAAGCTGTGTAGTTTCTGCAGCTAATACCACTTGTACTCCATCTGTAATGCTCTCCATTGATGGAAAGCCATCTGCAGGAAACATCCTCAAAAGCAGCAGCGGACCAGCAGCATCTGCTGTAGAAATCCAGAAGGCTGTAACAGAAATTAACACTTTGCCTGCTGCTTCTATAGATAAGTGGCCTTTCCCCAGTTCTTCAGCTGTTGGCACTTCAAATTCCAAAACCATGGGTAGCCTGACGCGAATGACTTCTGCTGGAAACACCCAGACTACTTGGACTACTTTGCAACTAGCAGGGAATACTGTTCAGCCTCTAAACCGTACTCCGTCCAACATAAACGCAGCCCTCTTAAATCAGCCAGTTAACAATGCTAGCATTACAGCATCCACTCCTAACAGGATTTTGGCAACTACTCCCAGGTTAAATAATCCTCTACCTGCTGGTGAACAAACAGCTGAGCAAATCATGGTTACTTTGCCATCCTATCCATCCTTACCTATGCAGCCGCTAGTCACTAAGACGCAGGTTCTAGCACAACCTTCAAGCAGCCTCCTTCCATTGAATCCAGCTGTGCAGCTGATTCAGATGCCCCAGCCAGTAGGTCCACCTGTCACTGCATCACCTGCTAAACAAAATGTAGTCATTTTACAGCCTTCAAATGCCAGTGCAGGCCCACCAGTGTTGAGAACTGAAGTCCCCAACAAAACTGTTAGCCAGCAGATTGTAATTATACAGACTGCTAACCCAAatcctctctcccttttctctgctcctcctcctcctcctatcagaATGCCTATAAATGGAGCCGCTCCCTCAACAAGTGCTAGTAATCCTATGCAAAACGCCTCTGGCCCTCATATGTTTGGTGGGAAGCATCTTGTCCATATTTTGCCAAGGCCATCTTCTGCACCATCTTCTGGCCCCACACAAACGTTTTCAGTTGCAATGGCTAACCAACATCTTCCACAGACTATTTCTTTAAATGGGCAGCTGTTTGCATTGAAGCCTGTGAAGTCCTGTTCTGGAGGTTCTGATCAAACCCCTATGCAAGTTATTCAGCCTACCACCAGTGAAGATCCAAATACAAACGTTGCCCTCAATACATTTGGTGCTTTAGCTAGCCTCAATCAAACCATATCGGAGATGGCTGGACAGAATTGTGTGCAGGTGTCTACCAGTCAGCCTACAAATCCATCAACGATCAGCAGCCAAACCACACCAAGTAACCCTGTTCTGCTGTCAGCTACTGTAGCATCCTCTTCAGCTGCTGAGAATGTAATGTTAACTAGTGTTTCGTGTTCAGTGGGTGCTTCTCCCCCCAAAACCTCATTTGGTCTGGGTTCAAAATGGTGTAATAAAAGTACTAAAAAATGCTTGGTGGCCAGCAGCAATCTTGCAGGTCAAGTGAATTCATGCAAAGATTTGAAGAAAATTGATAGTGGGGATGTGGAGGCTACCCCTGAGCATCCTGGAAGTGACATCTTGCTTGAAAACATGCCTGATAATGTGGTGTTGCAAAGCTTAGCCATATCACAAGCAAATAGTAGGGTAGCACCTAGTGACGTTGCCCAAAATGATGCTTCCGATTCCCATCCCAAAGAGAGACTGAAAGCTGAACAAGATATGGAAACTACCCTGGCATCTGACCTGAATGCAGCTATAGTGCCGAGATCGTTGCCTCTCGAATCGGCCTCATCAGAACAGTTTGAAGTGGTTGCTCCCGTCTCCAGAGAGTGTGCATCTCTGACTCCTCAAACTAATTCAGCAACAAATTCTAAGTTATCAGAACCATCCAAATGCATCCCCACCAGCCCTTTAACATCTTCTGACTCTCAGGTGACAGCTTCTCATATTTCTGGGACATCTGTGGCAAACAGTGGGGCGAGTGCAGAGGGCGTTCCCAGAACAGAGGTGTCTGAAATCTGCACAATGGAACAAAATTGTTCCATAGTCATGCAGGCCAGTGATTTGTTAGAAGAGCAAGGCCTGACCAAGATTTTCTCTGATTTCAGTAAAGTGGGAGAAGCTGTAGAAAAAAACTTCTCGGCTCAAGTTGAACACCCTGATTTTCACACCCAAAACACTAAATCAATTATAGACTCGAATGACTTGGCAGAGAAGCAGGAAGGGCTCTTGCTGGTGAACATTGAAGAGGAAAACCTTGCACAATCTCACTCCTGTACCTCTGAACAAGAAACAGTCACTGCTAACAGACAAGCAGACTCTCCCATGTCAACTAGCTCAGGCAGCAGTTGTGGATTCTCAGTTGCATCCATGTTGCCAGACACATGCAGAGAAAATGTTCCCAACAACACTTCAGTGAATACATGCAACAGCTGTACATTTTCAGAGCAAACGGATATTGTAGCTTTGGCAGCAAAAGCAATTTTTGACCAAGAGGCTCATGCAAAAGGTATAGCAGCAGTGTCAGGAGTTGCTGTTTCCGTTTCCAAGGATGATGAAGTGGCATCTCTAAGAAGAGACCAGTCTTTTAAGTCTCACACCATTAAAGATGCAGACCAGATAGAAACAGCGCCAAGAAATTTCAGCACCCAGAATGCAGTGAAAATAAATGTTGATAGGTCAGTCGAAAAGCAAAGCTGTTCTGTTGGAGTGGAAGTGTCCAGTGTAACATTGCAAATTCCAGTCTCCCAGTCTTCAAGCACATCAAGCTTAAGTGTCAATAATCTCATACATCAAAGCTGCATCATCCACCCTGTTGTGAGCTGCTCAGGTTTACCCCCGACTTCAGGCCAATCAGCTGTTCCTGTGACTATGACTCCATCCATGCCCACTAATCCATTTATGACTCAGTCTCCAGGACATTCTCCAGTGCTAATGACAGATTATGCTTCAGAACAACTGTCTGCTGTTCGGACCAGCACCATGCAGGCTTCTCAGATGCATGAGCCACACTTAAAGCAACAAAGCCAGGAAAGCCGCAAAGACCCTGTCAAACGTCCTGTTCAAGATGATCACCTGCTTTCCACACCGAAGAGACAGAAACACTGCCAGACGGCACCTATGCAGCTTGAAGGGATGGCTTTGCTGAACCAAACAGCCAACGATATTTCAGATCAAAGTCGAATCCTTGTCAACCAAATCCCCTCCAACTCTTCCAATATGGCAGTATCAGGGAGCAGTCAAGGGCACACTGATAGTCTTAGCCGGTTGTTCCCAACCAGCAATTTTGTGTCACCTGCTCTGAGGCAAGCTGAAATTCAGTGTAATTCTCAGCCTTCTGTCCCAGATCAAACAGGACAGCACCTGCAACCTATTCAACATGCTCCCACTCAAGGAATGACCCACCTTCATACCAATCCATatataaagcagcagcaacaacaggctGGACAGTTAAGAGAAAGACACCAGTTGTATCACCTCCAGCATCACATTTCTCATGCAGAAAGCCCTATCCATTCCCAAGCCCTCAGCGTCCACCAGCAAAGAGTAATGCATCAAGAGGCACAAATGCAGAAGAAAAGAACCCTCATCCAAGCAGCCCAGCCTACCACACTTGCTTTACAGCAGAAGCATCATGGAAACGACCAGTCACGGTCAAAGAGCAGccaaccccacccccatcacccgCAGATGCAGCAAATGCAGCAGCACTATACATCTTCTCAGCCTGAGAAGACATGCGAGAACCCCACTGCAAACAGAACTCACCACAGCCATCCTCAGAGCCATCTGAATCAGGACATTCTGCATCAGCAAGCACCAGATGTGGGCAACAGACAGACAGGTTCTGGAGTTTCTTCTGAACATGTGCCAGGACATAGCCAGATGCAAAGACTTATGACCTCCAGGGCTTTGGAGCAGCAAATGGTATCCCAACCTAGTATTGTCACCAGGTCATCCGACATGACCTGTGCCCCCCACAGACAAGAAAGAAATAGGGTTAGCAGCTACTCTGCAGAGGCACTTATTGGAAAGACTCCCTCTAATTCAGAGCAGAGGCTAGGAATATCCATTCAGAGCTTGAGGGCTTCAGATAATCTTGAAATGAGAAATTACCTTGATATGTCTAGGAATAAAGGATTGGTAATCCATAACATGCAGGGACGCATGTCAGTAGACCATACGGTTGGATCAGATGTTCAAAGACTCTCTGAGTGCCAGACATTCAAGGCAAATGGCACTAACCAGCAGTTTGATGTGCAGTCCTCAAGGAACAGTGAAATAGGGACCTCAATGTCATCCCTCAGAGGTATGCAGACACAGGCTTTTCGAATTGCTCAGAATGCTGGACCACCCATAGACAGACAGAAGAGGTTGCCCTATCAGCCGGTTCAGGGCATTTCAGCAGGAAATGTTATTCCTCCCCCAAGAGACAATGAAAATACATGCCACCAAAGTTTTATGCAGAGTTTACTTGTCCCTCATCTTGGAGATCAAGTCAGTGGGGGCCAAAGACCAATTCCAGAGCACCAGAGAAATCCACAGTGTGCCACTTCTTCTATTGTTGAATATAATTGCCCCCCAGCAAGAGACAGTATTCACATTCGAAGAGAAGGTGATGGTCAGAACAGGGAAAGTTGTGATATGTCTCTTGGTGCTATTAATAATAGGAACAATACATTAAATATCCCTTTTTCAAGTTCCTCTGGAGATATTCAGGGTCGCAATACAAGCCCCAATATTTCTGTTCAGAAATCCAATCCCATGAGAATGACAGAGAGTCATGGAACCAAGGGTCACATGAATGCTCCAGGTTCTAGCAATGTGCATGGAGTCGCCCGACctcctctcacccacccacccgtctCTCGGAATGCTGAGCAAGTCCCACCATCAGTTCGTCAACCAAATTCTTCAGTTACTCAGCGATCAAGACATCCTCTCCAGGATAACAGTGGTTCTAAAATTCGCCAGCCTGAAAGAAATCGTTCTGGAAATCAAAGACACGGAAATGTGTTTGATCCTAGTCTTCCCCACCTTCCTTTGGCTGCCAGTGGTAGTATGATCCTTGGAAGGCAACAACCTGCTCTAGAAAAAAGAGGCAGTATTGTGCGATTCATGCCTGAGGGACCACAAATGACTAATGATAGTGCAGCTCCTGATCAGCACAGTCTGTCTCAAAATTTTGGATTCCCTTTTATTCCAGAGGGTGGAATGAATCCCCCAATAAATGCCAACGCACCGTTCATTCCACCAGTGACTCAATCTAGTACTACTCGAACACCAGCCCTGATTCCAGTAGATCCTCAAAATACGTTGCCATCTTTTTATCCGCCATATTCTCCTGCCCATCCCACCCTTTCTAATGACATttcaatcccttatttttctaaCCAAATGTTTCCTAATCCAAGCACAGAGAAGCCAAGTGGTGGAGGTTTAAACAATCGCTTTGGCTCCATCTTGTCTCCTCCCAGGCCAGTGGGCTTTGCCCAGCCAAGTTTCCCCCTTTTGACGGACATGCCCCCAATGCATATGGCCAATTCATCTCACTTGTCCAATTTTAATTTGACTTCTTTGTTCCCAGAGATTGCTACAGCTCTTCCTCCAGATGGTTCAGCAATCTCACCTCTGCTCTCTATAGCGAACACTTCTGCTTCTGATTCTTCCAAGCAATCATCAAACCGGCCTGCTCACAACATAAGCCATATTCTAGGTCATGATTGCAGTTCAGCTGTATGA